A region from the Clostridium beijerinckii genome encodes:
- a CDS encoding holin produces the protein MEVAQYITQNALILIPVLYILGMIIKSTEKINDKYIPIILLAAGILGAVGIMGVSAESVIQGVLVTGTTVYTNQLVKQNINKE, from the coding sequence ATGGAAGTCGCACAATATATAACACAAAACGCTTTAATTTTAATTCCAGTTTTATATATATTAGGCATGATTATAAAAAGTACAGAGAAAATAAATGATAAATATATTCCTATTATACTATTAGCTGCAGGAATTTTAGGTGCAGTTGGAATAATGGGTGTTAGTGCAGAATCAGTAATACAAGGTGTATTGGTAACAGGAACTACAGTTTATACTAACCAATTAGTGAAGCAAAACATTAATAAGGAATGA
- a CDS encoding glycoside hydrolase, whose translation MKGIDISNHNGSIDFTAVKNDGIELVYIKATEGTTYTDVKLSANYNGALNAGLKIGFYHFLVGTSAPETQAENFHIKIKDKQNSLKPCLDVEVNNFDVIDYTLRFIKKFEELNELPLCIYTGGYFANDNLDSRIAKYPLWIAHYGVKTPMETKVWGKDYVGHQYTDSGSVKGISGNVDLNNFFDGILISEKKGYVVTNYLPNGYKGNRSFEGIDLEYVLSYFGEVKCYVRGNSKGVWIETQMLPMSKCLELKNKLGSWFYSIEN comes from the coding sequence ATGAAAGGAATAGATATTAGCAATCATAATGGAAGTATAGATTTTACGGCTGTAAAAAATGATGGAATTGAATTAGTTTATATTAAAGCTACTGAAGGTACAACCTATACGGATGTTAAGTTGTCAGCTAACTATAATGGTGCATTAAATGCAGGATTAAAAATTGGGTTCTATCATTTCTTAGTAGGGACAAGCGCTCCAGAAACTCAAGCAGAAAACTTCCATATTAAGATAAAGGATAAACAAAACAGTTTAAAACCATGTTTGGATGTAGAAGTAAATAACTTTGATGTAATTGATTATACACTGAGATTTATTAAAAAATTTGAAGAATTGAATGAGTTACCATTGTGCATTTATACAGGTGGTTATTTTGCAAATGATAATTTGGATAGTAGAATAGCTAAATATCCATTATGGATAGCTCATTATGGAGTGAAAACTCCTATGGAAACTAAAGTATGGGGAAAAGATTATGTTGGACATCAATATACAGATAGTGGTTCTGTAAAGGGCATAAGTGGAAATGTAGATTTAAACAATTTCTTTGATGGAATTTTGATAAGTGAAAAGAAGGGATATGTAGTTACTAACTATTTGCCAAATGGATATAAAGGAAATAGAAGCTTTGAGGGTATTGATTTAGAATATGTATTAAGCTACTTTGGTGAAGTTAAATGTTATGTTAGAGGCAATTCTAAAGGGGTTTGGATTGAAACTCAAATGCTGCCTATGAGTAAATGTTTAGAGCTTAAAAATAAATTAGGAAGTTGGTTTTATAGTATAGAAAATTAA
- a CDS encoding ATP-binding protein, whose translation MLKRIEEQLKRIQEGEDYGSYSCGAYFLSGKQESSLLAANTYRALMVGEGSSVESGAINSWSGIDEPEKIIAMKQYLKRFVHPIFAMPISDTVNDAKDFITYTPGTSVSGLELPLHLGLPTKSVYGLPVIEHAEFGRNVTDKSSFTSDDKRKIEIGKIYNMGQIENKSTVEMNVAGLTAHTFITGSTGSGKSNTIYQMLSKLDEQEVHFLVVEPAKGEYKDKKVFGSRADVTVYGTNRKIAGTDMLRINPFSFPENVHVLEHLDRLVEIFNVCWPMYAAMPAILKDSIQRAYEVAGWNVETSENKYDNRIFPTFSDVYKQIRKVLDESEYSQDNKGDYTGSLVTRLKSLTNGINGLIFTPDEISATALFDTNVIVDLSRIGSIETKSLIMGLLVLKLQEHRMNAFAPNQKLHHITVLEEAHNLLRRTSTEQTSEGSNLLGKSVEMLANSIAEMRTYGEGFIIADQSPGLLDMSVIRNTNTKIILRLPDYSDRELVGRAAGLNDEQIVELAKLDNGVAAIKQSEWLEAVLCKVDKFEPKDSSPESCDHQISGNANVDTAMVSKSLLECIMNKELYRKGDRVDIQKFKELVLKSKLDAVVKCEFIDYISVDVDEAITSLRKLIYEFVQAEDAIRASVNFSEVKEWANAVIEKLNPSVSGYSKQQMDLLMALIIFEKADRDSSYNALLCRFTEMYRAKGGVI comes from the coding sequence ATGCTCAAGCGTATTGAAGAACAGCTAAAACGTATTCAAGAGGGTGAAGATTATGGTTCTTATAGCTGTGGAGCATATTTCCTGTCTGGAAAACAAGAAAGCAGCCTTTTAGCGGCTAATACTTATCGAGCACTGATGGTTGGTGAGGGGTCTTCTGTTGAAAGTGGAGCTATTAACTCGTGGAGTGGTATTGATGAGCCGGAAAAAATAATTGCAATGAAACAATATCTAAAAAGATTTGTACACCCAATTTTTGCAATGCCCATTTCAGATACGGTTAATGATGCAAAGGATTTTATAACTTATACTCCGGGTACTAGTGTGAGTGGATTAGAACTTCCATTGCACCTTGGTCTACCGACGAAATCTGTATATGGACTTCCTGTTATTGAACATGCTGAGTTTGGAAGAAATGTAACTGACAAAAGTTCTTTTACATCAGATGATAAAAGAAAGATTGAAATTGGGAAAATTTATAATATGGGACAAATTGAAAATAAGTCGACTGTGGAAATGAATGTGGCAGGCCTTACAGCGCATACATTTATAACTGGTTCTACCGGTTCTGGTAAATCAAACACAATTTATCAGATGCTTAGTAAACTGGATGAGCAAGAGGTTCATTTTCTTGTTGTTGAGCCGGCCAAGGGCGAATACAAGGATAAAAAGGTATTTGGTAGCCGAGCAGATGTGACTGTATATGGAACAAACCGTAAAATTGCAGGGACAGATATGCTACGAATTAATCCATTTAGTTTTCCGGAAAATGTTCATGTGCTTGAACATTTGGATAGATTAGTCGAAATTTTCAATGTTTGCTGGCCGATGTATGCCGCTATGCCAGCAATTCTAAAAGATTCCATTCAGCGTGCATATGAAGTAGCTGGATGGAATGTGGAAACATCTGAAAATAAATATGATAATCGAATTTTCCCGACTTTCTCAGATGTTTATAAGCAAATTAGGAAAGTACTTGATGAGAGTGAATATTCTCAAGATAATAAGGGTGACTATACAGGTTCTCTTGTTACAAGATTGAAATCGCTCACCAATGGTATTAATGGACTTATCTTTACGCCTGATGAAATCTCAGCTACAGCACTGTTTGATACTAATGTTATTGTTGATTTGAGTCGGATTGGTTCAATTGAAACAAAATCACTTATCATGGGGCTTTTGGTTTTGAAACTTCAAGAACATCGTATGAATGCTTTTGCACCAAATCAAAAATTGCATCATATAACGGTGTTAGAAGAAGCACATAATTTATTGAGAAGAACATCAACAGAACAGACTAGCGAGGGGAGTAATCTGTTGGGAAAATCTGTAGAAATGTTGGCAAATTCGATTGCAGAAATGCGTACCTATGGTGAAGGATTTATTATTGCCGATCAGTCTCCTGGATTGCTCGATATGTCCGTGATTCGTAATACCAATACTAAGATTATATTAAGATTGCCTGATTATTCTGACCGTGAGCTTGTTGGACGAGCTGCTGGTCTGAACGATGAACAAATTGTTGAACTTGCAAAACTTGACAATGGTGTGGCAGCAATTAAGCAGAGCGAGTGGCTTGAGGCGGTTTTATGTAAGGTTGATAAGTTTGAGCCAAAAGATAGTAGTCCTGAAAGCTGTGACCACCAAATTTCAGGTAATGCAAATGTGGATACAGCAATGGTAAGCAAATCTCTTCTAGAGTGTATCATGAATAAAGAACTATATCGTAAAGGTGATAGAGTTGACATTCAAAAATTTAAAGAGTTGGTATTAAAATCTAAATTGGATGCAGTAGTAAAATGTGAGTTTATTGACTATATATCTGTAGATGTAGATGAAGCAATTACCTCGTTACGTAAGCTAATATATGAATTTGTCCAAGCAGAAGATGCTATTCGAGCATCTGTCAATTTTAGTGAAGTGAAAGAATGGGCAAACGCTGTAATTGAAAAGCTAAACCCGTCGGTGAGTGGATATAGTAAGCAACAAATGGATTTACTTATGGCACTTATTATATTTGAAAAAGCCGATAGAGATTCAAGCTACAATGCACTTTTGTGTAGGTTTACGGAGATGTATCGAGCAAAAGGAGGTGTTATTTGA
- a CDS encoding WYL domain-containing protein, producing the protein MNDIKNYKIERVLRIYTKLMNGDIVNKAEEAQNYSVNERSIQRDIDDIRNFLELDSENTGYINTVIYDRIDKGYRLEQIYKLKLTNSEVLALCKILLDSRAFTKKEMIELLNKLISCCIPKSNQKLVTDLISNEAFHYVEPQHRTQFVDKMWEIGQAIRNCQYIEVYYFRMKDKAVVRRKVKPVAIMFSEYYFYLTAFIDDEEVRKDFDVINDSFPTIYRIDRIKKLKVLGEKFHIPYSSRFEEGEFRKRIQFMYGGKLQKVKFNYSGTDIDAILDKLPTAQIISEEDGVYTICAEVFGKGIDMWLRSQGTYIKKIE; encoded by the coding sequence ATGAACGATATAAAAAATTATAAAATTGAAAGGGTTCTTAGAATATATACAAAACTCATGAATGGGGATATAGTAAATAAAGCAGAAGAAGCACAGAATTATAGTGTTAACGAACGGAGCATCCAAAGAGATATTGATGATATTAGAAACTTTCTGGAACTTGATTCAGAAAACACTGGCTATATAAACACAGTGATTTACGACCGCATTGATAAGGGGTATCGCCTGGAACAGATATATAAGTTAAAACTGACTAACAGTGAGGTTTTAGCTTTGTGCAAAATTCTGTTGGATAGTCGGGCATTCACCAAAAAAGAAATGATAGAGCTGCTTAATAAACTTATCTCTTGTTGTATTCCCAAGAGTAATCAGAAATTGGTGACAGACCTTATCAGCAACGAAGCGTTTCATTATGTTGAGCCACAGCATAGAACACAGTTTGTTGATAAAATGTGGGAGATAGGACAAGCAATTCGCAATTGTCAGTATATAGAAGTTTATTATTTTAGAATGAAGGATAAGGCTGTTGTAAGAAGGAAGGTAAAACCAGTAGCTATTATGTTTTCTGAATATTACTTTTATCTCACAGCATTCATTGATGATGAGGAGGTGCGGAAAGATTTCGATGTAATAAATGACTCTTTCCCCACCATTTATCGTATTGATCGTATAAAGAAACTGAAGGTGTTAGGTGAAAAATTTCATATTCCTTACAGCAGTAGATTTGAGGAGGGGGAATTTAGAAAGCGGATTCAATTCATGTATGGTGGTAAGCTACAAAAAGTAAAGTTCAACTATTCTGGAACAGATATTGATGCTATACTTGATAAACTTCCAACGGCACAAATTATTTCTGAAGAAGATGGGGTTTATACTATTTGTGCTGAAGTTTTTGGAAAAGGAATTGATATGTGGCTGAGAAGTCAAGGGACGTACATCAAAAAGATAGAATAA
- a CDS encoding 5'-nucleotidase, whose amino-acid sequence MSYNLKDKLVIAISSRAIFDLEKENQMYNIDGLEQYSKYQVENEEQILERGTAFPLIEALLNLNNKFDEPIVEVIVMSRNSPETGLRVFNSIKHYNLNIVRAAFTGGEDIARYLGAFEVDLFLSKNEHDVQQAIDNGFAAALIYNIPYEFKPTENEIRIAFDADAVVFSEESEKIYQEKGLEAFLDNEKNNAEKVLPEGPFGKLLKTLSKIKDKDSSLLRIAIVTARNSPAHKRVILTLRQWGCIVDEAFFLGGVAKDQILKAFNAHIFFDDQDTHVGPASELIPSGRVLYKSNSSMDK is encoded by the coding sequence ATGTCATATAATTTGAAGGATAAGCTAGTAATAGCAATATCTTCAAGAGCAATTTTTGATTTAGAAAAGGAAAATCAAATGTACAATATTGATGGTCTTGAACAGTATTCTAAATACCAAGTGGAAAATGAAGAACAGATTTTAGAAAGAGGAACAGCTTTTCCACTTATAGAAGCTCTACTTAATTTAAATAATAAGTTTGATGAGCCAATAGTAGAGGTAATTGTAATGTCAAGAAATAGTCCGGAGACTGGATTAAGAGTTTTTAATAGTATAAAACATTATAATTTAAATATAGTTAGAGCAGCATTTACTGGAGGAGAAGATATAGCGCGGTATTTAGGAGCATTTGAGGTTGATTTATTTTTATCTAAAAATGAGCATGATGTTCAACAAGCTATTGATAATGGATTTGCAGCTGCATTAATTTATAATATTCCGTATGAATTTAAACCTACAGAGAATGAAATACGTATAGCTTTTGATGCGGATGCAGTTGTATTCTCAGAAGAGTCAGAGAAAATATACCAAGAGAAAGGGTTGGAAGCTTTCTTAGATAATGAAAAGAATAATGCAGAAAAAGTATTGCCAGAAGGACCATTTGGGAAATTACTAAAAACATTATCAAAGATTAAAGATAAGGATAGTTCATTATTGAGAATAGCTATCGTAACAGCAAGAAATAGTCCTGCACATAAACGTGTTATTTTAACCCTTAGACAATGGGGATGTATAGTAGACGAGGCGTTTTTTCTAGGTGGAGTTGCAAAGGATCAAATACTTAAGGCTTTTAATGCACATATATTTTTTGATGATCAAGATACACATGTTGGTCCGGCATCAGAATTAATTCCATCGGGTCGTGTACTATATAAATCAAATTCAAGTATGGATAAATAA
- a CDS encoding DUF4041 domain-containing protein: protein MGLMDIFKAKENQELKIEIEKLNTLLTPEQIKAKSILDYIEELEEKKSNLEKTLMELQGDINTINKEINEKQKSLIVLDEEILMQEFGLYKPLYDFANSDEYKIKLDEIREKQKVLIKNKTAVNFFDGWEVEGSKAKGKKMTNDNIKQILRTFNNECEIVIDKVKFNNIESMRKRIEKSCDSLNKINEISRISLTKSFLNLKLEELNLAYEYQVKKEEEKEEQKLIREELREQAKLKKELEEARKNIDKDFKHFTNALESIILQLENDNISEDKKKALLDKKIEIENKIGEAIVKLKDIDYRQSNQKAGYVYIISNIGAFGENVYKIGMTRRLEPQDRIDELGDASVPFNFDLHAMIFSEDAPAFENSLHKAFEKKKVNMINQRREFFNVTLEEIEEVVKANFDKTVEFKKTAEAEQFRESLKIKEAF from the coding sequence ATGGGATTAATGGACATATTTAAAGCTAAGGAAAATCAAGAATTAAAGATAGAGATAGAAAAATTAAATACGCTACTAACTCCAGAACAAATTAAGGCTAAAAGTATTTTAGATTATATAGAGGAGTTAGAAGAAAAAAAATCTAATTTAGAAAAAACTCTAATGGAATTACAGGGAGACATAAATACAATTAATAAGGAGATAAATGAAAAACAAAAAAGTTTAATTGTATTAGATGAAGAAATATTAATGCAAGAATTTGGTTTATATAAGCCACTATATGATTTTGCAAATTCTGATGAATATAAAATAAAGTTAGATGAGATTAGAGAAAAGCAAAAGGTATTAATAAAGAATAAAACTGCAGTGAATTTTTTTGATGGATGGGAAGTTGAAGGCAGTAAGGCAAAAGGGAAAAAAATGACTAATGATAATATAAAACAGATACTTAGAACATTTAATAATGAATGTGAAATTGTAATAGATAAAGTTAAATTTAATAATATTGAAAGTATGAGGAAAAGAATAGAAAAGTCCTGTGACAGCTTAAATAAGATAAATGAAATAAGTAGAATAAGTTTAACTAAATCGTTTTTAAATTTAAAGTTGGAAGAATTAAATCTAGCCTATGAATATCAAGTTAAAAAGGAAGAAGAGAAAGAAGAGCAAAAACTTATTCGGGAAGAACTAAGAGAACAAGCTAAATTAAAAAAAGAACTTGAAGAAGCAAGAAAAAATATTGATAAGGATTTTAAACATTTTACAAATGCTTTAGAATCAATAATATTACAATTGGAAAATGATAATATAAGTGAAGATAAAAAGAAAGCCTTATTAGATAAAAAAATAGAAATTGAAAATAAAATTGGAGAGGCAATTGTAAAATTAAAGGATATTGATTATAGACAATCTAATCAAAAAGCAGGATATGTATATATAATATCTAATATAGGTGCTTTTGGCGAGAATGTTTATAAAATAGGAATGACTCGTAGGCTAGAACCTCAAGATAGAATTGATGAGTTAGGTGATGCTTCAGTTCCGTTTAATTTTGATTTACATGCAATGATTTTCTCAGAAGATGCACCGGCATTTGAAAATTCATTACATAAAGCTTTTGAAAAGAAAAAAGTAAATATGATAAATCAAAGAAGAGAATTTTTCAATGTTACTTTAGAAGAAATTGAAGAAGTTGTTAAAGCAAATTTTGATAAGACGGTAGAATTTAAGAAAACTGCAGAAGCAGAGCAATTTAGAGAATCACTTAAAATTAAGGAAGCATTTTAA